The Capsicum annuum cultivar UCD-10X-F1 chromosome 1, UCD10Xv1.1, whole genome shotgun sequence sequence GATTTTGTTTATGAGGCAAGAAATTAAGACatttcaagaaagtcataaacaATGAGGATACTAGATAGTGTATGACGTTTTAAaacaatttttaatattaattttattattttaaattttatttatccttaaaatgactaaaaaaaactaattaagtaaagttaagtgacttttaaagataaaataaagtgGAGTGACTATGATTGCTAAGTAACCAAATttgattgacttttgaaagaCAAAAACAAAGTTGTCACTATGGGGGATAATTAGCCAAAGTTAAGTGACTATTTAAGCTTTTGACTCCAACAAAATTAAATggaaaaatcatcataaaatgattgagtgactttctgaacgaaatatcataatatatagtTGAGTCCTTTTaacttatataataaaataaagaaaagtgacATGTTTAGTTGACTGAATATGTGACATATTATCTCTTGATAAAAGATAGTACTTTCTCCTCCTATTTTATGTTTCGTTATTTAATCAgatacgaaatttaaaaaataattaaagacttgataatttttattaaattattttttattaaaataatgtactattattattttttccatttaaaaaagaatgatctattttttttttggtccgtttcaacaaattttttttttttaaacaatattttaatttcaattttccgCATGACATATttaggatcacaagattaaaatgcattttgatacatttggcacaactttaatttaaggccataaaattaaaattttttatttatttttttaaaactttgtgccaagtcaaagtaagtcattttttttttttaaatgaaggaagtatttttaattaaatggGATCAATATGGATAAAagtttaattatgtatttaaataGTTAGAAAAGGCTACTTGTTTTTTTTGGGACAaacaaccaagaaaaaaaaaaaagaagtaaatgaTGACGGAGTCAGTATAAATTtactttcaaacaaaaaattgaaCTGAAATTGTTTAATAATGTGCAAGTTCATTAACATGAAACCTTACGCAGTGAAGAAATGCATTGGCCTTTTGGTTTCATGTGCTTCGTCAACTTACAAATTGAAGCAAGTACATGCATTTTCCATCAGGCGAGACATCCCTTTATCAAGCCCAGAGATGGGCAAGCACTTGATTTTAACTCTAGTTTCCCTTTCAGGTCCAATGTGTTATGCCCAAAAAATCTTTAGTCAAATTCAGTTTCCAAATATCTTCACTTGGAATACCATGATTAGAGGTTATGCCGAGAGCGAAAACCCATATCCAGCAATTGAGATACACAGTAAAATGTGTGTTAATTCTGTTGCACCCGATACACACACATACCCTTTTGTTCTAAAAGCTATTGCGAAGGTGATTGATGTTAGGGAAGGAGAAAAGGTTCATTGCGTTGCAATGAGAAATGGGTTTGAATCGCTGTTGTTTGTTCAGAATTCTTTGGTTCATTTCTACGGAGCAATTGGTCAAGCAGAAAACGCACATAAGATGTTTGAGGAAATGTCTGACAAGAATCTCGTGGCGTGGAATTCAGTGATTAATGGGTATGCTTTGAATAGTCGACCTAATGAGACGTTGGCCCTTTTCAGGAGAATGGTTTTGGAAGGTGTTAGGCCTGATGGGTTTACTTTGGTCAGTTTGTTGACTGCTTCGGCTGAGCTTGGTGCGTTAGCTTTGGGTAGAAGGGCGCACTTGTATATGTTGAAAGTTGGATTAGATAAAAATTTACACGCTGCAAATGCCCTTTTGGATCTTTATGCTAAATGCGGGAATGTGATAGAGGCAGAGCAAGTTTTCGATGAGTTGGATGATGACAGTGTAGTGTCTTGGACATCTTTAATCGTAGGTTTGGCTGTCAATGGTTTTGGTGAGAAAGCACTTGAGATTTTCAAGGAAATGGAAAGAAAAGGATTTGTGCCTACCGAGATAACTTTCGTCGGGGTCTTATATGCCTGTAGCCATTGTGGTTTGGTGGACAAAGGGTTTGCGTACTTCGAAAGGATGCAAAATTTATTTGGAATTAGGCCGAAAATTGAGCATTATGGCTGCATGGTTGATTTGTTAGGAAGGGCTGGTTTAGTGGAGAAAGCATACGAGTATATTAAAGATATGCCATTGCAACCCAATGCTGTTATATGGCGAACGCTACTTGGTGCCTGCTCAATACATGGTCATTTAGCTCTAGCAGAGATGACTAGGAATCACCTTAAGCTGTTAGAACCAAAGCATTCTGGGGATTATGTGCTCCTTTCAAACCTATATGCAGCCGAGAGGCGTTGGTCAGATGTGCATCAACTAAGGACCAGTATGCTTAGAGAAGGGGTGAAAAAAGTCCCAGGGCATAGCCTCGTTGAGTTAGGTAACCGTGTGCATGAATTTGTTATGGGAGATAGATCCCATCCTAAAAATGAGGCTATATATGCTATGCTTGCAGATATGACTAGATTGTTGAGATTGGAAGGTTATGTCCCTCATACATCAAATGTGCTTGCTGATATAGAGGAAGAGGAGAAGGAGACTGCTTTGGCTTACCATAGTGAAAAAATTGCAATTGCATTCATGTTGATTAGTACACCGCCTGGGTCCCCTATTAGAATTGTGAAGAACTTAAGGGTCTGTGCTGATTGCCACCTAGCCATTAAACTAATATCGAAGGTCTTTGATCGCGAGATAGTTGTTAGAGATCGTAGCCGGTTTCACCATTTTACCAATGGATCTTGCTCTTGTAAAGATTATTGGTAGATCATAATTGTAGAATATGAACCGGATTTTGCATAAGTTGCTTTAATTAAAGCAGagccttttgaaaaaaaaaataagatggcGGAGAACAAGATCTGACAACAACTGCATTTTGTTCAAGGAGAAGTTACCGAGTGCAAGATATGAATTTCTAGGTCATTGCTTGGTGGGCAGATTTGTAAACAATTAGTGCAACTCTTTACGTTCTGAAGAAAAAATCCTCAACTCCCTTGTACAGAGTTTTATGTATTATAACGGCAGACCATCCTGCGCGGTGGGTTCTTTGTAAGTCTTGAGAGGATTAGCTATTTTTGTGAAACAAAAATGGAAAGGCGTTATGTGATCCTAAGCAAATGGGATTCGTTCACTTTTCACCAAGTCTTCAATAACATCAGGTGATTGCACTTTATTTTTTCAGCTAGTATGGTACTATACTCAGTATTCCTAACATAATTGACAGCAGGTAGCAATCAAGTATCTGAGAGTTGTTGCAAATTCCTTTCATAACCTGGTGATAAACATTTGACAATGACCTACATGGATTCTCAAATTTTAATGCACAAAAAGAGTTTTATCTTTTGTAGGTGTCTTTTAGATCCAACATGATCCCACAACAAGAAGATGCATGGTTGGGAAGCTGAAATATCCAGGTCATTTGAGGTTAGTGGAAGCAACTGTTGCCCAGTGTACATGAGGATTGTGATTTTTGGAAGAAACTGCTTTGATTGGGAAGTAAGCATAGTCATGGAACATGATCTGCAAAACTATGGTTCATACAGAATGGGTTGCTTCAGTTGGTTGTTGGAGCATGATTCATATTTGACTAATGTTGGCATTGCTCCAGAAACCAGACGAAGATCAATCATCGGGGTGGACTTAATTTCTTGGTTTCTGCTTGCTCCTTGCTCTTCTGTGTTGCATAGAGAACCACTTACACTGTCTACTAGGAGAAGTCCTCCCTGCCTGAAGTGTTTGTTAGCCACCGTCAATGGCATTCTTCCATCATTGATTCGATAAAGATTGCCAATGCTCTTTCTAAATTGAGGCCACATCGATGCCAAGCGAACAGATAGTGCCAAAGgcttctaatttatttttaatacacctTAAACACAATTTCAAATGATTTAAGGAGAGAGTGAGGGATGGAAGACTCAACgagattttcctttttttcttttggtaataATTTTAGTTTTGTGATGCTTTCACATACTTTTATATAGTAGCAGCTAATTTTCTATCTAGGATTTTGATGAGGACGAATTCTTCTCTCGtttttatattattgagtagttgGATTTTTCtacttgttcaactgcctatttATTTCAATTTGATTAGATAGGCATCAATTGACTCTGCCCATTTGTGATATGATACTTGGAGAAAAATGCATATATATGTTGTTGAACAATGTCACTCTTGGGTATATGACAAAACTTTGATGTGGACATAGCGAGCTGTGAGAAATTGCTATGTTGAGAAATGATTCAAAGATACCTGACCAAGTCTTTGGGAAGTTAGTTGTTAGTTTCCTTTATTCTAGCAAGTTTAGCTATTGTTGCAGATTATTAGGTAGTCAGTAAATCAGTGGGTTAGTAGACCTACAAGTtagatttttcagtttaattgtGAGCCTATTTATAGGCAAGACTCTTTACTTTCATTATGCATCAAATGTAAAAATATCACTGCAGTAATTTACTTCTCTTTTGCTCTGATTTCTGTCCACTTTCTCCTtcagttttctttttcctttccaaCAAATCTGGTATGAAAGCCCGGTTTCTTTTTGAAATTGAGTGAATCGTGAGGCTTATATTGATTGAGTATTTGAgtggaaagaaagagaaggtgtgagagaaaaaaaaatgacagtGAATCGTGAGGTTTCGCAACCACTCATGTCAATTTTTACTGgtgaaaaatatgagttttggagtatcaaaatgaaaactctTTTCAAATCACAAGGGGTTTGGGAGCTGGTGGAAGCAGGCTTTGTGGATGCTCTGACGAAGAGGCAGACAAATTGAAAGGGATAAAAAAGAACGATGCCAAAGCGTTGTTCCTGATTCAACAAGCAGTCCATGACAGAATTTTTGCAAGAATTGCAACAACAACTACGTCTTCGGAGGCATGGAAGATTCTGAAGAAGGAATTTCAAGGTTCAGCTAAGGTGATTACGGTAAAATTGCAAACTTACCGTCATGACTTTGAAACTCTTTCTATGAAAAATAATGAATCTGTTCAAACTTATTTGTCTAGAGTTTCTTCTCTTGTTAATCAAATGAACTCTTATGGTGAAGATATATCTGAAGAAACTGTTGTAGCAAAAGTTTTAAGGAGTCTTACTCCAAAGTTTGAACATGTTGTTACTGCGATAGAGGAATCTCATAACTTATTTGATCATACTTTTGATGAACTAATGAGTTCTTTGCAAGCTCATGAAGAGAGGATCCTAAGGtcatatgaaaaaaatgaagataaGACATTTCAGGTGGAGAGGGAATCCACTCAGAAAAAGATAAGTTAGAAAACTT is a genomic window containing:
- the LOC107855340 gene encoding pentatricopeptide repeat-containing protein At4g21065, whose product is MCKFINMKPYAVKKCIGLLVSCASSTYKLKQVHAFSIRRDIPLSSPEMGKHLILTLVSLSGPMCYAQKIFSQIQFPNIFTWNTMIRGYAESENPYPAIEIHSKMCVNSVAPDTHTYPFVLKAIAKVIDVREGEKVHCVAMRNGFESLLFVQNSLVHFYGAIGQAENAHKMFEEMSDKNLVAWNSVINGYALNSRPNETLALFRRMVLEGVRPDGFTLVSLLTASAELGALALGRRAHLYMLKVGLDKNLHAANALLDLYAKCGNVIEAEQVFDELDDDSVVSWTSLIVGLAVNGFGEKALEIFKEMERKGFVPTEITFVGVLYACSHCGLVDKGFAYFERMQNLFGIRPKIEHYGCMVDLLGRAGLVEKAYEYIKDMPLQPNAVIWRTLLGACSIHGHLALAEMTRNHLKLLEPKHSGDYVLLSNLYAAERRWSDVHQLRTSMLREGVKKVPGHSLVELGNRVHEFVMGDRSHPKNEAIYAMLADMTRLLRLEGYVPHTSNVLADIEEEEKETALAYHSEKIAIAFMLISTPPGSPIRIVKNLRVCADCHLAIKLISKVFDREIVVRDRSRFHHFTNGSCSCKDYW